A single Camelus bactrianus isolate YW-2024 breed Bactrian camel chromosome 1, ASM4877302v1, whole genome shotgun sequence DNA region contains:
- the NUDT16 gene encoding U8 snoRNA-decapping enzyme, with translation MAGVRRLELAEALQLGPGWRHACHALLYAPDPGLLFGRIPLRYAVLMQMRFDGRLGFPGGFVNLQDGSLEDGLNRELDEELGEAAAAFRVERADYRSSHAGSRPRIVAHFYAKRLTLEQLTAVEMAAPRARDHGLEVLGLVRVPLYTLRDGVGGLPAFLENTFIGNAREQLLEALQNLGLLEPGSVAGLKISAPP, from the exons ATGGCCGGGGTCCGCAGGCTGGAGCTGGCGGAAGCCCTGCAGCTGGGGCCGGGCTGGCGGCACGCGTGCCACGCGCTGCTCTACGCGCCGGACCCCGGGCTGCTCTTCGGCCGCATCCCGCTGCGCTACGCCGTGCTG ATGCAGATGCGCTTTGACGGGCGTTTGGGCTTCCCCGGCGGCTTCGTGAACTTGCAGGACGGCAGCCTGGAGGACGGGCTGAACCGCGAGCTGGACGAGGAGCTGGGCGAGGCCGCGGCCGCCTTCCGCGTGGAGCGCGCTGACTACCGCAGCTCGCACGCCGGGTCCCGGCCGCGCATCGTGGCGCATTTCTACGCCAAGCGCCTGACCCTGGAGCAGCTGACCGCTGTGGAGATGGCCGCGCCGCGGGCCCGGGACCatgggctggag gtgctgggcctggTGCGGGTGCCCCTGTATACCCTGCGGGATGGCGTGGGAGGACTGCCTGCCTTCCTGGAGAATACCTTCATTGGAAACGCACGGGAGCAGCTGCTGGAAGCCCTTCAGAATCTGGGACTGCTGGAACCTGGCTCTGTCGCAGGCCTTAAGATCTCAGCTCCTCCCTAG